In a single window of the Nicotiana tomentosiformis chromosome 10, ASM39032v3, whole genome shotgun sequence genome:
- the LOC138900187 gene encoding uncharacterized protein produces the protein MLAVGFTFDKFRSYLIGSKVIIYTDHASLRYLIEKKESKPHLIRWVLLLQDFDLEIRDRKGTENQVADHLSRLEGAKKKVEVEEIMETFPDEQLLATSLEATPWYADIANYLASDIVPYDLSSVQKKSSYNNKYILVAVDYVSKWVEAMALPTNDAKADIGFQRKDIFTRFGTPRAIISDGGTHFCNRAFAKLLEKYGFHHKVTTPYHAQTSRQVEVSNREIKSILTKIVNATRTD, from the exons ATGCTAGCTGTTGGGTTCACATTTGAtaaattcaggtcatacctgataggctcgaaggtaattatttatactgaccatgcttccctcaggtacctaattgagaaAAAGGAATCAAAGCCGCACCTAATTCGATGGGTGCTACTGTTACAAGACTTCGACTTAGAAATCCGTGACCGAAAGGGAACAGAAAACCAAGTTGCTGATCATTTGTCCAGGCTTGAAGGAGCAAAAAAGAAGGTTGAGGTGGAAGAAATAATGGAGACTTTCCCAGATGAACAACTTTTAGCCACGAGCCTTGAGGCTacgccatggtatgcagatattgCAAATTACCTGGCAAGCGATATTGTTCCCTATGACTTGTCTTCTGTGCAAAAGAAAAG CTCATATAATAACAAATACATACTTGTAGCGGTGGACTATGTCTCGAAATGGGTAGAAGCCATGGCACTTCCAACAAATGATGCGAAGGCAGATATCGGTTTCCAGAGAAAAGATATCTTCACCCGATTTGGTACTCCAAGAGCGATCATCAGTGATGGAGGCACCCACTTCTGCAACCGAGCCTTTGCAAAGTTGTTGGAGAAATATGGCTTTCACCATAAAGTTACTACTCCGTATCACGCACAAACAAGTAGGCAAGTGGAGGTGTCAAACAGAGAAATCAAGAGTATTTTGACCAAAATTGTAAATGCTACTCGGACTGATTGA